In the Garciella nitratireducens DSM 15102 genome, AAAGAATCCAAAATGGGCTTAATCCTACTTTATCCCCTAAAATCTTAGGCTTTAAATAATTTCCGTCAAATTGCTGTAAGACAAGAATAAATAAAGCTACCCATATCGCCTTAATCGGTCGATCAAATAACGTAAGTATAATCGCTGGGATGGCACCAAAGATAGGTCCAAAATAAGGAATTAAATTAGAAAAAGCAATAATAATACTAATAAGAAGAGCATATTTGATATTTAATAAAAGCAATCCTAAAAAACAAAGTATCCCAATCATCAAAGAATCGATAACATTTCCTACCAAATATTCCCCAAAAACTTGATCTGCTAATCTTAAAAAATTTCTTCCCTTTTTAATAGTTTTGGAAGGAAAAAAAGCATAGAAAAAATTTCTCATACTTTCAAAAAGTTCTTCTCTATCCTTTAAAATGTAAAAAGTAATAAAGAAAGCCAAAATAATATTAAAAATTCCAGAGGTAAAAAAAACAGCACTATTAATTACAGAAGTTAAAACTTCTTCTATTGTATTTTGTGTGTTTTTAAAAAAACTCATACTATATTCTAATAGGTTTTCTAACAATCCAAATCTTTCTATATCGATGGAGATCCCTAATGCATTTAATTTTCCACTTCTTTGCATTTCCATCAAAAACTCCTGAAACATCTCAATATAGCTAGGTAATCCTGTAATTAAATCGCTTATATTTCGAATTATTCTAGGAATGGTGAAATAAAAGAATAAACCAATTAAAAAAAATAAAATTGCATAAATTGTTAATATACTGAATGCTCTACGTACCCCTTCTTTTTTTATCCTAGATCCAAAGATCCGACTTTCTACCCATCTTACCGGACGAAATAAAAAATAAGCAAAAATACTAGCAAAAATAAAAGGTCGAAAAAGATTTAAAATAGAAGAAAAAATTTGTTCAAAAAATGCAACGGTATCAGAAAAATTACTAATAAGTAACGAAAATAATATAATTAGCGCAATAGTAAAAAAAGCATATAGGCTAATCTTTAAATATTTTCTATCAAATTGAAATTTCATAATTCTCCTTTCTTATTCCTGTTTTTTATTCTTTTCACTTTTAGAAAAAAAGACTTGTCCCATAAACTTCTCGATAGAGTTTATCTTTTATATGCTGAAATATCTCTTTCGAAACAGGATCAGGATAAGTCATCAATAATAAAGGAACTGGTTGCTGATCCTGTTCATAAGAGGGTTGTACATAATTAAAAGGATTGCAATAAAAGCCTAGCCTTTGATAGAATTGAATTCGTCTCTTGGCTATAGAAGTTTCTGGTTTTTCTACTTCTAAAACTATTCTTTTACTTGTTTTTTGTAAAAAATCTCTTAAAAACTTTTCTCCATATCCTTGTCCTCTATATCTTTTATCCATCGCATAATGCTCAATAAAAATAAACTTGTCTAATTCCCAGTCTAATTCCCAAGTAGCCATAAATCCTACCAGAATATTCTCCTTATAAAAAGGGATGATATGATAGTTAGGATTTTTTAATATTTGTTTTTGTAAAGATAAATTCCTTTTTTCATCTTTGGGAAAAGACTCTTGATAAATCTTCCAAATCTGCTCAAATTCATTCATAATTATCCTCCTTCCTATTTCTTATTTCTATTCTACCTTTTTTGCATCCAAATTCCTATAGAAATCCTTATTAAAGCATAAAATCTCCCTTATATTTTATTAGATTTTATGATAAAATCTTTTTAAACACTTCCTTCTAAATTTTTAAGGAAAATAAATCAAATGATAAAAAGGTAGGAGAAAACAATGGAATTATTAAAACAAAGAATCCAAAAAGATGGTTCAGTCGCAGATGGAAATATTATAAAAGTAGATAGTTTTTTAAATCATCAAATAGATGTTTCCTTATTAAATGAAATAGGGAAAGAATTTAAAAGAAGATTTGCCTCAGAAAAAATAGATAAAATTCTTACCATTGAAGCTTCAGGAATCGCTATTGCAGTTATTGCTGCTCAATATTTTCAAGTTCCTGTAGTCTTTGCTAAAAAATCAGAATCCAAAAATTTAGATGTGGAAACTTACGAAAGTAATGTTTATTCCTATACAAAAGGGAAGATCTATACCATCCGAGTTTCTAAAAAATATTTAAAAGAAGGAGAAAATATTTTAATCATTGATGACTTTTTAGCTAACGGAAAAGCTGCACAAGGACTGCTAGATATTCTCAAAAAAGCAAAATGCAATCTTGTAGGGATTGGTATTGTTATCGAAAAAGGATTTCAAAATGGCGGAAAAGAAATCCGAAAACAAAATATTAAATTAGAATCCTTAGCTATCATTGAAAAAATGAACAATGGAAAAATTATTTTTCAATAGGAGATCAAAAGATCTCCTATCTTTTATTTTGTATTATGAATACCACGGGCTATGCCCGTGGTTCTAAAAAGCTTTTAGCGGTGAGTAGAAAAAATAATACCTCCAATGTAAAATGGAAGTAGGT is a window encoding:
- a CDS encoding GNAT family N-acetyltransferase gives rise to the protein MNEFEQIWKIYQESFPKDEKRNLSLQKQILKNPNYHIIPFYKENILVGFMATWELDWELDKFIFIEHYAMDKRYRGQGYGEKFLRDFLQKTSKRIVLEVEKPETSIAKRRIQFYQRLGFYCNPFNYVQPSYEQDQQPVPLLLMTYPDPVSKEIFQHIKDKLYREVYGTSLFF
- a CDS encoding xanthine phosphoribosyltransferase, producing the protein MELLKQRIQKDGSVADGNIIKVDSFLNHQIDVSLLNEIGKEFKRRFASEKIDKILTIEASGIAIAVIAAQYFQVPVVFAKKSESKNLDVETYESNVYSYTKGKIYTIRVSKKYLKEGENILIIDDFLANGKAAQGLLDILKKAKCNLVGIGIVIEKGFQNGGKEIRKQNIKLESLAIIEKMNNGKIIFQ
- a CDS encoding AI-2E family transporter, whose product is MKFQFDRKYLKISLYAFFTIALIILFSLLISNFSDTVAFFEQIFSSILNLFRPFIFASIFAYFLFRPVRWVESRIFGSRIKKEGVRRAFSILTIYAILFFLIGLFFYFTIPRIIRNISDLITGLPSYIEMFQEFLMEMQRSGKLNALGISIDIERFGLLENLLEYSMSFFKNTQNTIEEVLTSVINSAVFFTSGIFNIILAFFITFYILKDREELFESMRNFFYAFFPSKTIKKGRNFLRLADQVFGEYLVGNVIDSLMIGILCFLGLLLLNIKYALLISIIIAFSNLIPYFGPIFGAIPAIILTLFDRPIKAIWVALFILVLQQFDGNYLKPKILGDKVGLSPFWILFAITIGGGLFGVLGMFLGVPMVAICKVILSKIIRKQNLKKKLGK